The Opitutales bacterium sequence GGAATTGTCCCCAGGTCGACCAATCGGTCGCCGCATAAAAAGTCTCTGCAGAAGCCCAGATGTTACGAATACCTCCTGGAAGGCCAGCTACCGGGCCAGGTTCAGTGCGGGTGCCGGTGTCTGTCGCAGAACCAAAAGCATGATCACGACCCGTGCCCCAGCCAAGGACTCTACCATCAACCTTCAACGCAAAGGATGTATCACTGCCTGCGGCTATATCGATGATATCTGCCAAGTACCCAGATGGATCACTCGGATCTGTCACTAGATGCGCAACAGTACGCGTTGCGGTATCCCCCAACCCTAACTGCCCAACGCCATTATAACCCCATGAATAGACACGCCCGTCGGTGGTTAAAGCAAGCGTATGATAGGCGCCGGCCACAACTTTCTGGATACCCGTTAGGGGTAAATCAGGCCCTTCTTGAATGAAAACTGGGGCAAACTGACGCGTATTGCTGCCAGTTCCATTGCCCAACACCTCCAAGAAGTCAGAACCTGAAGCCAACACACTGCCATCTTCTAAACAGACCACGCTGAAGAATAATCCTACGGCAACCGAACGCACATCCGTCACTCCCGGTACTGGCGCTGGAGTTCGCTGTGAAAATTCAGATCCATCATCCGCCAGCCCCAAGGCACCTGCGGCAGAATTACCCCAGCCGTATAGTGCCCCATCATGCGTTGCGGCAAATACCCTCGATCCACCGGCAAAGACACGCACCACATTTTCCAATCCGGGAACTTGTTGAGCCAACGATCCCGTATCTAACTCAGAATCTATTGGATCGCCACCAAGTCCATCTTGGCCAAGACTCTGTGAGCCCCACGACCAGACACGTCCATTTTCGTCAACGGCTACGCCCCCAAGCCTGCTGAAAAGAGAATGATTAGCTATATCAACAATCTTGGGCAGACCTGGAATCTCCGCGAAGAAACCTCGATTACTAAAGTTTGGACGGCCAAGTCCGCCTGTAGAATTGTTGCCCGAAGCCAAAACTCTCCCAGCCCGGTCCAAAGCGATAGTCAAACGCTCACGTGGCTCAACTTTCGCAAAGCCCGAAGCGACCTTATAGGGTCGGGACATATCAGCTGAAGAAAAGGTTTCAAAGGGCCCGGCCGAGCCGAAGCGATTTTCACCCCAAGACCAGATGCTACGGAATTGCCCCATTTCTAAGACTGTTACATCGATCTGATCCGATCCGGCGCTGTTACCATCGGAGACAGTAAACTCCACGGTGTATTCCCCCACTTCTGGAAAGGATAAAAGATATTCCTTACCGGTGCTCAGAGTGGATACAGAAAGTGATGCACTGGGCCCACTCACCACGCGCCAACCAAACTGAAGCTGTCCCAAGACATCATCGTCTAAAATATCCACTTCAAGAGTCAAAGGACTTAAGACACTGATCCTTTGATCGGCGGCCATAATCGTCGGAACAGGTGTCGCATTGCCCGCACCTGAAACGTCGAAAGTTATGGTATCGACACTAACTGAGACACCATCGTCCACAGACAGCTCCAGTTCATAAACGCCCTCGGACTCGAACTGCACGCGATACTCCACTAGTCTATCCACTTCGGTCACGGACAATCCATCCGGTCCGCTCAGTTGATTCCACTCAACCGTTACTGCTTGCGGTTAATGCGTCAGATCGTCATCGCTAATCACAGGGAAAATGTTGGCTGGTCGAGCAAAGATAACATCCTGATCTTCACCCAGATCAACTAAAGGGACCCCATTCAAATCCCCAGACACATCGAAAATCACGGAGTCGGACGATACCGCAATCCCATCATCAACAATTAATTCTATTTCATAGATACCCTCGGAGGCGAAACGGATTTCGTATTCCTCAAAGTCTCTAATGCTGGTTATTTGCATACCTTCAGGTCCAAGCAATTGATTCCACTCCAACGTCAGCTCCGCCGGTGGATCAGGCAAACCATCGTCGCTGATCGTTGGAAAAATAGAGGCAGGGCGAGCAAACACTATATTTTGGTCTTCCCCAAGATCGACTTCCGGAGCCGTATTCCCCTCACCGTCATAGGTAACAGTAACCGACACAAAATCCCGGACCACGAACTCGCCGTCAGTAGCTTCGAGCTGCAGCGCGTATTCACCAACTTCGTCAAAAGTAACCGAGGTCTCCAAGTCAGCCGGGTCGCTGATGTCCGCCATTTTTGGTGTTTGATTGACCCGAGGTTCGCTCCATGAGAAGACTATTTGTGAGCCGGCCGGCAGTCCGCCGGCAGTGACGCTTCCCGATAGAGCAATAGGCTCACCGATGATTCCGGAAACGTGTTCCCCAGCTTCCACGACGGGTGGGGTGTTTGAGACAGCCTCAGATATCACTGGCGGATAATTCTCCATCGGAGACCGTGAGCTCGAATATGTAAATTCCAGATCCCAGAAGGATCACTTCCGTTGACAGGCTATTAGGAGCGTCAAAAATTGAGATATCAGGACCACCCAGCTGACGCCAAGCGTAGGTGAGGTCACCCAGCGCAGGGAGACCATCGTCAGCGACGATACCAGCAAGCGTGGTGGACGTGGACGCAGCTATCATTTGGTCGGCTCCCGCATCTACGAGAGGTGCCATATTCCCCACGGAAGCACCCACATCCTTTACATCTAATGCCAATGTAGTCGATGCCGCGGCTTGTCCATCATTCACGATCAACCGCAACAGATACTCACCAGAAACATCAAAAACCACATCTGTTGCCAGTGTATTCGGGGACATAAACGACACAGCTCCCGGACCTGAGACGATCTCCCAAGTCACTTCATAGCTCTCCCCATCATCTGGAAGGCCATCGTCGGAAATTTGCCCGAGAAGCGATACAGTATCTCCAGCGATCGGAGCTTCTATGAGACCAGCAATTGTAGGAATAGGCGCTTGGTTGATTGATCGACCGAGGAATAATTCGCGCACTTCAGTATGGCTCAGAGCTCGATCATAGACCCGGACATCGTCAATCAGCCCATCAAAATCGCCAAAAAGATCACTGTTACTCTTATCTCGAGTCGCGCCCACAAGAAAATCGACGGCCGATTCTTTGGTCATTTTTTCAGGTTCGACCCCCAGGGCAGCCAGTCCTTGTGCACCTCCATCTACAAAGCCTAACGCGTTCCCGCTATCTGGATTGTATACAAGAGTAATGTGTCTCCATAAGCCGTTGACTAACGGACGGGCTATATTTCCGACATTCTGCCAACGGTCGTCGATTTTGAGCCTGAGTGAAGTCGGATTTCTACTATCATGATTAAACACCCATGAAAACTGTATCTCCACGGGGTCGGGTTTCTCAAAGTTTCGTGCCTTGCCAGCGACCACAGACTCGTTTTGATCTGCAAATTTAGCCCACATGGAAACAGTCCAGGGCTGATCCCGTTCGAATCCAAATTCAGAGTCATCTAAAACCACCCAATGGGCTGGGCTCTCATCCCCGACATCGGCGGATAGATCTAATGCCCAACCTCGGTAACCATCTTCGACCCAAGCATTTTCGACCTCGAAATTGTTTAACGTTCGCGAACTACCGGAAATCCGATCGACGACGGTGTCGCCCGACCCTTCGTCTAGGGGAAAGTGGGCAGCTTCAGGGTCGGGAAATACGGAGACTTCTCGTGCCGCAACATGAATGGTGACGAGCTGTGAATCAGTCAGGGCTCCATCATCCGCGTCGACACGCACTTGATAAGTCCCCTCAGCATCAAAACTAACCGCAGTCGCCAACGCCGTAGCTTCCGAAAAAATCGCATGACTGCCCGACGGCCCGTCAATCATACTCCAGGATACGGATATGGAGGCGGGATCGAGACTTGGGTGGCTAAGAGAAGCCTGGAGATACGCATCCACTCCTGGAGCAACGTGCATGCGTTGATCTGCAACGTGCATGCGTTGATCTGCTGGCGACTCTATTAAAATCTTTGGACCGGCAGGGTATTCGATCGCAAGCTGAGGCCGCAGCATGGCGTCTGTCGATTCACTAGATGCGATTTCGAGTTTTTCGGCTGTCGGCCGCAGTGTAAGCGTGACCACCCCAGAACTGTCTTGAGCCAGATCTGCTGCGACTATCGATGTAACGTCTATCTCAAACCGCTCACCGGGGGTAACCTCAGCATCAGCCAAGACGGGAGTAACTGACAGACTTTCGCTCGGGCTGGTATCAAAAGTTACTATATTTTCTACCCAACTATCGTCATCGACGTAACCCACTCGAAGACTATCGTCCATTTCAACATCTGTGTTGACATTGGGAACGAAACTCAGCTTAGCACTTGAAATTGTCGTGAGCGCACCCGGTCGATCGATTTCGAACCGTAGAAGCCCTGGCTTATTAGAGACGGTCTGTATCGTCGTTTTGGTTCCAAAATTCTTGTTAGAATTTCCACTAAAATCAGTATCTGCGTCGGGCAATATCGCTTGCATTATCTGGTCGCTCACCTCCAGCCTTGCCGTTCGGGTCTGTGAGCTGCCCGCCGCGTCGGTGACTTCAAATACAATATCATAGCTACCCGCATTATATGCGTTTCCTACGAACTCACCAGAGCTGCTGAGCGAAAAACCTTGTGAAGGAAGTCCACTTACAACTTTCCATTCATAAGGAAGTATTCCTCCAACGGCCTCTAAAGCATGGCGATAGTTCGTGTAAGCGAACGCCTTCGGAAGAACAATCTCAGGCAGCGTCAAGGGATCTGGGGTATTGTCAAAATCGATCTCGCGAAAGATGCCCTGGCTCCCGTTAAAAAAGGTGCCGCTCCCAGTCTGCTCCAGCTTTACTGCCCGGACTTGATAAATCATGGAGCCGCCCGTGGAGACGATCCCCGAATCCGTATACTCAGTCAGCTCAATAGGTGTATTGGTCAGACGAATGAACGGCTCATCCATTGAGGTAGAGCGATATACGTGGTAACCGATCACCTCAGGATCCGGCGATGCTTTCCAAGCGATGTCTACATCCTCACCATCAGCTACGACGCCCAAATTAGAAACAGGCGGGAACATATACAACCTGAGCATAGGATCGCCAATGTGGTTCATGAATAAGGCACCGGTATGGTTTCCATTGACCCAATAGTCTGAACCCACTCGATACAAACCGTCGTCTCCTTGCCAACCTCTATTGTTGATGCTGGTTTTCATCATATCCCCAGTGACATCCCCCAGTCCCATGCGGTGATAGAAGTAGCGCAAACCCCAGATCGACCAAGTGACACTCAAGGTCCACCCATCTGATCCGATCGCAGAAGCCATAGCATTTCTATCCGCCCAAAAACCCCAAAAACTTTGCATTCCTGTCATAAAGACAGATCGCCCAGCGTCCCCCAAATTAGGACCACCTCCACCTTTAAAATAGAAAAGTGACGGTCCAAACTCCGACGACAACAAAGCATCCAAATTTGCCTCATTTCCCCTACCTCGAGCCTCTCCGGCCCCGCCTTTATAATAATCGATATTTTCTAAGCCTACCAAGGCCGACAGACTATTCCAACCCGTCTCCCTGACGTTATCAAATCCGCCTCGAATGATGGAGCGCCGTCCAGGTTTTAAGCTTGGGGCTGCATGTTTATAGCGGTGCAGTTTATTGAGATAAGTCTCCATTTTGGATATATTATCGTTTCTAAACTGACCAAAATCAAAGCGCCCGAAACCCAGTTCCACAAACTCGAGGTCGTCGTCAGGGACACGCACCAGATCGTATTTGCCGTCGTTTGGAAGATTTCTGTAGCGCTCTTCTGTCCGTGAATTTTGGCTGGTATCTGTCCAATCGTCGTCAACATCAGCAAAATATGCATCTGTTCCGAATGCGGCGACATCCCCGTGTCCATCTGGACCAAAATAACGATTTCCAGTCCGCACAATCGGCACCTCTCCTACCAACGCGACATGCTTCACCTCACCCGGGTAACTACCA is a genomic window containing:
- a CDS encoding DNRLRE domain-containing protein, with amino-acid sequence MRSYLPLILASLLCVLNAQAEFNSPLPVEGLGLEATVPVEATVQADPPAITLEVHKKERSYQVFRKGPHDLEWSAQVGTIPIGDGTWTDTDVVAGVEYEYRLFGGEVDADRASLTAFLYGYIRSGIEVDMTDWRGRVIVVVAQNILDELPDAFEQYKKDLVGDGWTVHTVVAPTREDTSGEGFHHVALRDEIISIYGSYPGEVKHVALVGEVPIVRTGNRYFGPDGHGDVAAFGTDAYFADVDDDWTDTSQNSRTEERYRNLPNDGKYDLVRVPDDDLEFVELGFGRFDFGQFRNDNISKMETYLNKLHRYKHAAPSLKPGRRSIIRGGFDNVRETGWNSLSALVGLENIDYYKGGAGEARGRGNEANLDALLSSEFGPSLFYFKGGGGPNLGDAGRSVFMTGMQSFWGFWADRNAMASAIGSDGWTLSVTWSIWGLRYFYHRMGLGDVTGDMMKTSINNRGWQGDDGLYRVGSDYWVNGNHTGALFMNHIGDPMLRLYMFPPVSNLGVVADGEDVDIAWKASPDPEVIGYHVYRSTSMDEPFIRLTNTPIELTEYTDSGIVSTGGSMIYQVRAVKLEQTGSGTFFNGSQGIFREIDFDNTPDPLTLPEIVLPKAFAYTNYRHALEAVGGILPYEWKVVSGLPSQGFSLSSSGEFVGNAYNAGSYDIVFEVTDAAGSSQTRTARLEVSDQIMQAILPDADTDFSGNSNKNFGTKTTIQTVSNKPGLLRFEIDRPGALTTISSAKLSFVPNVNTDVEMDDSLRVGYVDDDSWVENIVTFDTSPSESLSVTPVLADAEVTPGERFEIDVTSIVAADLAQDSSGVVTLTLRPTAEKLEIASSESTDAMLRPQLAIEYPAGPKILIESPADQRMHVADQRMHVAPGVDAYLQASLSHPSLDPASISVSWSMIDGPSGSHAIFSEATALATAVSFDAEGTYQVRVDADDGALTDSQLVTIHVAAREVSVFPDPEAAHFPLDEGSGDTVVDRISGSSRTLNNFEVENAWVEDGYRGWALDLSADVGDESPAHWVVLDDSEFGFERDQPWTVSMWAKFADQNESVVAGKARNFEKPDPVEIQFSWVFNHDSRNPTSLRLKIDDRWQNVGNIARPLVNGLWRHITLVYNPDSGNALGFVDGGAQGLAALGVEPEKMTKESAVDFLVGATRDKSNSDLFGDFDGLIDDVRVYDRALSHTEVRELFLGRSINQAPIPTIAGLIEAPIAGDTVSLLGQISDDGLPDDGESYEVTWEIVSGPGAVSFMSPNTLATDVVFDVSGEYLLRLIVNDGQAAASTTLALDVKDVGASVGNMAPLVDAGADQMIAASTSTTLAGIVADDGLPALGDLTYAWRQLGGPDISIFDAPNSLSTEVILLGSGIYIFELTVSDGELSASDI